The DNA window aaaaacaaaagggcaGCCGCACAGCATGTGAAGAACCCCCCGTTGGCACATCCCCGCTCTgctgccccctttttttttttttccttcttctttttcttccccttccattCCATCAATTCGGTGACACCCGATGAGTGAAGATCGGGTGGTTCGTAGTCTTCCCCCCCAGGCAGGGGTCACTTCATCCGTGGCGCCTCAAAAGTTTATGCGCACAGGGGTAGCGCAGTCCCCTTTACTACTTCGCCTCTATTTCGCCTCTATTTCTCCTCtatttctcctcctttttcagCCTCTATTTTTGCAccttcttctccattttttttttttttgcttcccttgcTGGGGTGCTTGTTCGTGTGCATCCTTTTATGGAGCTGAGGCACGCCTCTTCACCCTGCCGTCGCTGGGAATTTCCCCCAGAGAGGCGCACACCTTAGCGtcgttaaaaaaggggagggaaaagaggtccccttttttttttttttgcagcatgGCGGCAATCGAAATGATCAATTCTGCACTTTTTCGGTTAAGTCAGTTGTGTGGTGTGAAGTGTCGGAGGGGACAAATGGTTACACAACACCGATGCAGCAGAGGTACACGATGATGTgcgcccccattttttacgcgcTCACATAAAGGAAATGAACGGCGTGACATGCAAGTGCCGGGCGACGTGGAGTGGACACCTCCACGTGGGCACCCCGAACGAGTGAGAAGCCGACAACGTAGAGCCCCACATCACGTAGGAACAGGAACCAATTTGAAACAGATAAAACGGATGGTTCAtggtttacaaaaaaaaaattaaagcaacTCGGTGGAGATACAAACACGGGGTGTATGTTTGGGGGGGAATACTCCTGCTGCACATGGGGAAGTGCCGTTAGGATGGCTCCCCCCGCGGATAGGCATCTTCAACCCTGCGGAGGTGGGTTGGTTTGTTCCTCCACgtgtgttttcccctttgtctGTGTATCACATGTGGGGGCGGTGGGAGTATCCGCTTGGCTGGGGACGTCCTCCTGAACTATAAGGTTACTCTGCCCCTGCTCCCCCACTTCGTTATTGTCCTCATTTGTCTGCCCCTCCTCCTCAGCTAGGTCTTTACTGCCCAGGTTGGCctgctcttcctcctctcccaCTTCGTTACTGCCCTGGTTTGCCTgcccctcctcctctcccACTTCGTTACTGCCCTGGTTGGCCTGCCCCTCTTTAGGGGCCCCCCCCTGTTGGCGGCGCCTGGCCGCCTCGTAGGCGGGATTCTCGACGGGCACCCCCTCCCGGAAAACAATTTCAAAGCTGAGGTGGGGGTACTCATAAAATGCCTTACCACGAAGGACTTCACTAAGTGTGaggggaacagaaaaaaaggagtccccctttttggtcCCCTTGTTCAGCTCAACACTGTTGAGCGATACACGTATGGAATTCAAATTATCGAGGTAGTTAACTCGGAGaggttttctccttttctccactttttctAGAGACAAATTGAGGAGCTGTAAAAGGGGCGTGTCTTCACTGACCTCCTGGTGAGTCACAAAAAGGCTGTCATTCACGAGGGTAGCTTTTACCATCCAAAAAATGTTGTCATGTCGAATGGTCGTTTTATTTCCTTGATGCAGCTTGGTGTACAGAGGTGCcttgagtaaaaaaatttttctttttttcaacataCTAGTTAACTTGCTATAACTGTTGAGCCATATGTTGGTCGTTTCACATTCTTTTATCCTCAAGAATCGGTAGTTTCCATGAAGAATTGATTCCACTCCATGAAGGAATATGTAGTCTCTGTGTAGCATACTTTCGTcgaggtttttttttgccactttttttactttcagatttttttttaatttatttttacatttttttaattttttgtgttcctttGCACAGGTTAGTGAACAGGAGAGCGCTTCACAGAAGGGGCATTTGTATTTGTGTTGGTTAATCCGGCAGACACAGCAGAGCTGTCCGCTTGGGGGCCTTTCCCCCGGGGTCGCTTGTAGATCATTCGTCACTTCGTCTGCTCCGTCTACTCcgcctttttcttcttcttcatcttccgAGTCGGCTCCCGTCCTTGCCTctctgcaatttttaaaatactcaGCTGCCTCTTTCAATATGTTGCAGTTTATTTCGTCGTACGATTTGCGCCTTTGCCTTTTGGCGTGGGTGAATTGGCTCAGGGGTTCTTCTGCGCCGGCTTCTGCGTCGGTTTCTGCGTgggtttcttcttctgctccttcttcttcctcgtgctcctcctgctgcccCCCCTTGACGCAGTCACTGTCGCTGGTGGAGGCCTCCTCTTCTGTGGGGACCCACCCCGGAGGTACCTGAGTccactttcttttttgtcccttGCGGAGGTTCCCTTGCTGGGAATGGTTAATCAAGAAAGAAGCATCACGCTGCACCACGGATTTATCTCCCTGGTGGGGGGTCTCCCTACCTGGAGGTGCTGACGCTACATAGAGAgttttatttgcaaaataaaatttcccatttgaaCGTCCACCTCTGTTTGGTCGATAGCGTGAGCGGCGAAATCGGTCTGAGGGATGATAGGCATGTGAGGGGAAATCATTATTCCCTCTCCTGGTCTTCATGTGGTTACTTGCGTTACCATTCACTTCACAGTAGCAGGGGTGCTGCGAGTTGGCGCTCCTTCCCTCTGTATGGGTCCCATCAAATGGGATGTCCGCTTCATCAATCCTTCGTCCAGCAGTGGGGGGTAGACCTGAGCTGTACGCTTCCTCCCTACTCTGCGTGGTAGCTCCCCCCTCACTGCCACAGTTATATTCGTTCATCGTAATGGCAAAGTTACCATTCGCATGGTTCACGTAGTCCTCCTCCAGGGGACGCATCCTTCTCCCTCTTAACAAGTGAAGAGTAAGAATGGGGGAGAGCTATTCTTCGGCCTCCCTTCTCTGCTTGGGcgaatttgcaaaaaaaaaaaaccttaatGGTTGCGCTGGTTTTGCGACAGGGGAGCGGTCACTCGAAGAAGCGCAGCGCGGCGACGTGACGCTACTCGAAGACGTGGATGCTCTGTCGTTTCCCGCGGCCCTTCCGAACGCGTCAGGTTTGCTCTCTTCCCCAGCCGCAAAAGGGCATGAAAACTGGTTTGCTCCTCGGATGCTGCCACGTGGGGGGGAATGTATCATCGCGAGGGTTGTAAACTCTTTTGGAAAGTTGAGACgattccctttttggaaCGTTGTAACGCTTCTCTTCTTTTAATTGGCATCGCTGTGacgttatttttaaatatgccAGCCGTATGCTCACCACGACgggggggattttttttttttaaaaaaaaaattcccccattttggaaaacgaaaacggGTTTCCTTCCTGACGTGGTtggaaaagaataaaagagATGAGTCACTCTCTCACCCGTTGCGGCTGCATCCCTTTTGTTGTTTCCATCCTCAGGGGGTTTTGTTCCGACGGACGAGATGATGCAAATATAATGTAATGCAGCATGCGTTTTTTTGTCCATGGTAATAATCCaacttttcctcctttttttttaaatgcgtCACGTGGGCAATCGGCCGGTTGGGTGTTCCAACGGAAATGGAAAGGTTACGTGGTTATGTTGTATAATCACGTGGGTTTGACGGGCCACCAGTAACGCGCAAAGTGGCAGGCGAAAGGAGGGACTCCACCAGTATCGCTCAAAGTGGCGGTCGAAGGGAAAAGGACCCCCCCAAAGCGACGCGCAATTCGAgggtggacaaaaaaaacacaaaaaaaaattgtaaaaatggtgaaaggGCTGAAAATTACAAACGGGACAagggtgacaaaaaaaaaaaaggaacgcaTCGTAAGGTAAAATAACGTAACGTACGCGCTGCGAACGAGGGACCGCCGCGGGTCACTCTCCACTGCGCCGCGCTCAGCGACGGTACCTCTTTTTCTTAAAGTTGAAGTACAGCTGGAGGATGCCCTTGTCGAAGACGTTGCGGAAGCCCCGGTGCTTGTCGTAAGACCATTCCGCGTTGACTATCTGAAAGGCTATGTCCAGGTAGGGGGCTCCTCCATGGAAAATAATCAGAACTTTACTCTCGTCATCCGTAGGGTGCAGCTTCCACGAAggcttctccttcttattCAGCAAAttcaagtaaaaaatattgaatttaTATCCGCATATATACTTGGGGGGTGGGTTCTCGTAATCGTAATGCGTTTTATTGTACTTGTTCCAGTCGAAGGAGGTTTTGATTCGATTGAAGTAGAGAGGCTTCCTGGTGGTGAGGAGGGAGGCTGGGGACACTGGGAGGCTGCTCCTTAAAGAGTTGGGCAAAGATGACTGACCTGTACTGTGGTGATGATGGGAGACGTCCTTCATTATTATTTCCCCCGCTCgtcctttcttcttctccctctgcaCAAATTTGTTGTATATTTCTTGGTCCTTCGTGAAGAGCTTCCTGAGGAGGGTCTGCTCCACGGAGATATCTACATCGACCTGTGCGGCGTGGTCGCCTTTGGAGTACCCCGTGCTGTCTCCACGGTTGTCCGATTTCCCTTGGTCCTCTTTCCTCCTCATGGTACTCCAAATGGCATCGTTCAGTTTGACTCTCTCCTGCAGTTCCTCCTCCGCTGTGTAGATGTGCGTCTCGGCCGGGATTCCCATTTGGGTGATGCTCTCGGGGGGGATTAGCTGCGGGCTGTGGCATTCGAACGGCATGGTGTTTGTTGCCTTTCCTCtatcttcttcctcttcggcGGGGTGCTCACGGAGAGGCGCCTTCTCAGCTTGGCTATGACTGTGACTGTGGCtgcaaatgggaagaaaggATCGAAGGTTCACGagcatgtgtatgtgcagATTCGGGAGAAGGGCGCAAAAAGAAATGCGTGATGAGCTGCACGGGAGGAGAGATCGCCCCCCCCCACCTGAATGACCCCTTGCGAAGCGCTATTGTAACGCGACTGCCTCTACCAAAACTGGTGAAAAATCAGTTCTGTAGCCGAGGCAGCCGCGTAGGGTTGGTCTAGCAATTCTTTAGTTTACTACTCGCTGTTGCATGCGAAGCAGTACGTGAATGAATTGCCGTCGTGTTGGAAGCGGAATGGCGTTAAGTTAGACGCGGATTGCCATCGAGGATGGTGGGGGAAGAGCAAAGGGTGCATTCGAAAAGATGCACCCAAAACGCACCTGTCGCTGTCCTCCGCGTGGGCTCCACTGAGGCTAATCCTTTTGCGCAGCTTGGCatgaaaatggagaagcacATTCTTGgccttaaaaaaggggatctTCAGAAGGACCCTGTTCCAGTAAACCTGATCTTCGAGCTCCTCCCGTTGAGAAAcgactttttctttaattttttcttcatatgtCACTAACTCATCGTAGTTCTTATTTTCGAGAAAGGCTTGTATTTgtttctccgtttttttctgtagGTTATCCACGTCGAATTCTTTTGCGTCAGAGGGGGGCTGCTCCTTCTCGCGTATCTGATCCAGGAAGTGCCCACAAAAGAACAGGAGGGACTCCCAGTAACGTCTAAACTTACCCCCATTCTCCAATTCGTCGTGTTGGAGTAGCAGCTTTATTTGCTTGGCGCAGTTTTCAAGCTCCCATTCGGTTTGGCCTGCAGGGGGTACGTGGGGGTTGGAAGGAGGATAAACAGGTGGGTATGAACGTGCAGGTGGGTAAGCGTGCAAACAGGTGAGTACGAACGCACAGGTGAGCAACCACCTGGGGACGTGCTCCGGGGCGTGGTTCCTCCACTACCCTTCTCCCTATCACTGTCTATTCACCTCACTCCGCGCGACGCATTGCCGTGACTCCACCTCTCAGACGTAACAGATCAACATGTGTCTCTATTCCTTCTGTTCTAGCaaatgtacaatttttttcactttacaTCATCACGGATGGTGGGGCGCGGCGAGTAGGGATGGAGTTATCATCACGCGGCTGGAGTTAACACCACGCCGTTGGAGTTATCATCACGgggttatattttaatgtggGGCCTTCCTCTCCCAGCATCTGCGTGGGCCAGCACCTGAATTCGTGCCGCGCAACGCATCGCATCGTAGCCTCTACTACCTCTACAAGAAGGGGGGTTGCCTCCAaccccccccttctccttttctaaACCTCTCTTGTGAGACTTACCCTCCAAAAGGACATGAAACGGAATGCGGAAGAGAGCAGGACGGACCTTCTTCACCTGCTCTCTGTTAACTATCATCACAGCCAACCTAAATATGTCAGGAAGCTGCAGAAAATTGTGTTTGATTCTACTGTCCGATGACTTAATCTGTTGATCAATAAAGAACagctgttccttttttaggtaatcttttatattaatttgatTACGTTGCTTTTCTAACTGTAAGCGATAGTCTTCCAACATGGCCCTCTCGTTGTCTCTTTcttgtctccttttttttacttcttcaaTTTCACTTATTTTTGAGAGAGAATTTTGCAGCAGGCTCGTTGTCGTTACCTTCACCTTGCGATTATACTTTATTTGGTCATACTTATTTTTCAGCTTCCATACGAATGGAGTGGAGAGCGAGTTGTCTCCGAAGGGGTTGCACTCGTCCGTGTAGTTGAAGTGCTTCTGCATCATATTTTCCCTCTCCTTCTTGAGTTCCTTAACGGTGAGTGTGTTTCTacgcgggggggagggtaGGCCTGTTTTCTCACCTCTGCTCTTCCTGCGTCGGCGCGACTCCCTTTCTTTCTCCTTGCGGCGCGGCTGCCTTTCTTTCTCTTTGCAGTGCGCCTTCCTTCGCTTGTCTTTCGCCCGCACCCGCTCTTCACTGCTGCGACTGGAGTAgattctgcttctgctttcGCTTCTCTCACTGCTTTCGCTTCTTTCACTGCTTTCGCTTCTCTCGCTTCTTTCGCTGCTTCCACTTCTTTCACTGCTTCCACTTCTTTCACTGCCTCCACTTCTTTCACTGCTTCCACTCCTCCTGCGGCCGTGCCTCTTCCGCCTCTTCCCCCTGCGTCGCTCGCTTGGCGACGAAGACGACACGGAGTCGGGGGGGGAGCTCACCGATCGGGAGGCAGATGAGGAGGCAGGTGAGGAGGATGCCTCCCTCTTCGCGCGCCTTCCTCTGCTGGTGCTCCTCTCCTCCCTTTCTCTCCTCccttccctccttttctttttcttcctgcacTCATCACCCTTGTGGGTTATCCCCCCGGAGGACTCTTCCTCATCAGACGAAtcactcatttttgtggagTGACTTTCTCTAATGAGGGGTTCCACCAGCTAAACGGTTACCGAGGGAGCTCTACTACTTGAAGGTTCGCTCAACCTCATCTACGCAACAAGGGCATGTGTATATCTGTGGATTGCACGATGATGCACCAGGCGCCGGAGTTCCTCGGGTAAATCTCCGttcgtttgaaaaaaaaaaaaaaaccctcgTGGATTGTATTTCTTCTACTAACACTCTCTCCCACCCATCGTTATgtaccccccccctcccatTCAAGACAAACTGGTTAATCTCGCCTGTCACGATATAAAGGCTTCCACGAAATGGGGAATAAAGTAAagctgttattttttttttttttatgcattatggTCCCTCGGCGGGGATATCACATTCACCTTGTGAAGAGACGATCAACTGAGGTTTGGGGTAGAGCGGCGGTTTTGTTTTgggcagttttttttttctctacaaaatggggaacttGCGAAATTGCGAAATTGAGGAACTCTTTTCCTCGAGTGGTCACTTTCGCGACGAAGGAAGGACTTTGcagagggggaaataattACATGTGACATATGACATGTAACATCGCAACGTAAATCTTTTTGGCGTGGAACGTGGGCGGCCCCCCCTTTTACGCGACTTCCTTTTGCAGAAGGGGGGGGCGTTTTCACAGAGTTCCCCCAAAAAACTGGCGCTCAAAAGGAACGTGcgttttgctttgctttgttttgtttttcctctttttttgccctttttttttgccctttttttttcctcttttttttcctctttttttccttttttctgttccttttcttgGCTGCTAGCTTGGCTGCTAAACTTGGCTGCGCCCCGTGGGAGCCCTGCCGTCACCGCCCGGCACTCACTTTGCCCCCCGTCGAGCAGGTAGCGCACAAATGAACCAGTGGGGAAATGAGAGCTCCTTCGAGCATACGGGATTTGCGTGAATATACTGTCATGTCGGCCAGCACACAGGGTTGTATCCCCACTATGgctacctctttttttttttttttaaattgttttcGAGCGCAccaaggggaaagaaaagaaaggaaaaaaagcgcGTGGCTGCAACCCCccctaaaataaataaaagggggaatatATTGACAGTGAGTGATGTGACATTTTGGCTAGCGGGGCGATTTTTTCGTTCAATTTTGAGCGCCACTTTTGCGGCGCGGCACGGTACAGTTCGCAATTGTATAAGTGGGgcgaagtaaaaaatatattttaattttttttttttttttttttttttttttttttcgttgatccttccatttttatggtTGAACCTCCTATGATGAGTAAAACAAACTGAACGTAAAACAGCTTGATGAACACGA is part of the Plasmodium cynomolgi strain B DNA, chromosome 1, whole genome shotgun sequence genome and encodes:
- a CDS encoding hypothetical protein (putative), producing the protein MRPLEEDYVNHANGNFAITMNEYNCGSEGGATTQSREEAYSSGLPPTAGRRIDEADIPFDGTHTEGRSANSQHPCYCEQGNLRKGQKRKWTQVPPGWVPTEEEASTSDSDCVKGGQQEEHEEEEGAEEETHAETDAEAGAEEPLSQFTHAKRQRRKSYDEINCNILKEAAEYFKNCREARTGADSEDEEEEKGGVDGADEVTNDLQATPGERPPSGQLCCVCRINQHKYKCPFCEALSCSLTCAKEHKKLKKCKNKLKKNLKVKKVAKKNLDESMLHRDYIFLHGVESILHGNYRFLRIKECETTNIWLNSYSKLTSMLKKRKIFLLKAPLYTKLHQGNKTTIRHDNIFWMVKATLVNDSLFVTHQEVSEDTPLLQLLNLSLEKVEKRRKPLRVNYLDNLNSIRVSLNSVELNKGTKKGDSFFSVPLTLSEVLRGKAFYEYPHLSFEIVFREGVPVENPAYEAARRRQQGGAPKEGQANQGSNEVGEEEGQANQGSNEVGEEEEQANLGSKDLAEEEGQTNEDNNEVGEQGQSNLIVQEDVPSQADTPTAPTCDTQTKGKTHVEEQTNPPPQG
- a CDS encoding hypothetical protein (putative), which gives rise to MMQKHFNYTDECNPFGDNSLSTPFVWKLKNKYDQIKYNRKVKVTTTSLLQNSLSKISEIEEVKKRRQERDNERAMLEDYRLQLEKQRNQINIKDYLKKEQLFFIDQQIKSSDSRIKHNFLQLPDIFRLAVMIVNREQVKKVRPALFRIPFHVLLEGQTEWELENCAKQIKLLLQHDELENGGKFRRYWESLLFFCGHFLDQIREKEQPPSDAKEFDVDNLQKKTEKQIQAFLENKNYDELVTYEEKIKEKVVSQREELEDQVYWNRVLLKIPFFKAKNVLLHFHAKLRKRISLSGAHAEDSDSHSHSHSQAEKAPLREHPAEEEEDRGKATNTMPFECHSPQLIPPESITQMGIPAETHIYTAEEELQERVKLNDAIWSTMRRKEDQGKSDNRGDSTGYSKGDHAAQVDVDISVEQTLLRKLFTKDQEIYNKFVQREKKKGRAGEIIMKDVSHHHHSTGQSSLPNSLRSSLPVSPASLLTTRKPLYFNRIKTSFDWNKYNKTHYDYENPPPKYICGYKFNIFYLNLLNKKEKPSWKLHPTDDESKVLIIFHGGAPYLDIAFQIVNAEWSYDKHRGFRNVFDKGILQLYFNFKKKRYRR